The DNA segment AAAGCTCCTTCCTGTCAAACGTATGTGTCCCGCTATTGTGGTCAGAGGTTCTTGGTTTAGGTCCAGTCTGCCAGGGTTGGTCAAGGCCCAGTGTCCCGATGGTATATGAACgaatatgcaaaaaatatcgaaaattTGGACATTTTTATTGTTCAGTCTgagttaaaaatttaagttaatacCATGTGTGCCAATAGTTTTAACAAAGCTTTCAatcatttttgtaatgtgcAAACATGCGCAGGAACAAAGGGCTTGGTACAATGGCTATGTGAGAAGAACGGTGTCTGGTCTGAAAAAGTCCCTCATTTCGAAGATTGCGTCTCTGATGTCGTGATGAGCATTTCAAATCTTCTTCAAAGGGTTGTGCAAAGTGAGCTGGTTTTTCCTATATATACATATGTTATCTTTTGGGAAGGGCATGTTGTTAAGCTTACCTTTTTTTGAacgtatttgttttttaactgTAATTGATTTGTATAATATTTGTTAATCTACAGATGGTTCCTTTAAAACATCTTTGGTGGACGTTGCTCAAAAGCAAGTTCAATTTCTCTCATCATCATTTGGTAGTGGCTTGTCGGCGGCAGACTTGAGAGAAAGCATCCACATAATAGGAAAGTatgtatattttgttgtaCAACTTTATTGTAGCCTGAAGCAAAGcttaatttgaaattgatACTGAAACAATGACATTTGTTTCAGAATGCTTCATTTGCAAGAAGACAAAGCTGATGGTGGCCACGCTAAGATAAGTAACTTAAGCTTGTCCGAGAGCAGTCGATTTGCCGATGCCATACAAGAAACAGTCGATACCATGTTGGAGGGAGACTTACGTAACTCTTGGGAAAAGCTACCTGAGGTTTCGTAAAGTGCaagtgcaaataaaaaatataaatttaagtACATCTCAGTTGTTACTTTAGAATGAAAAAATCACTGCTGCTTATGACCTGACAAAAGCCATTGATGACGTGGGATTCTTGCTTGCggataaaatgttaaaagacAACACAGCTGTTAAAGTTATGCGAAATACAGCATTTCAGGTGTCGAAATAACATGCATTCTTTAATTCACCAATACCTAtatcataaaattaaacaacttttttaaatgtcaGCCTTGAACTCAAGTCTGGTATGATTTATTTATGCAAATATCAGAGTTTAGACTAAAAGGTTAGTCTTTGTTTCCATCGTAAACGTTGGTACGAGTATGGTATGCATGGCTTTGTAATCCACAGGTCGTTGCAATCAGAAATCGAACTGCATCCCACTCTCTCCAGAACAACAGGATTATTTTTCCGGAACGTGAATCCATTGCTCAGCAAGAAAACCGGAGTTGGGCCGTTAATGCCGGAAGCATTGCAGTTCCTCTTCATAGAACCGGCCGAAGCAATCTTGTGTTCGCTGTTTATAAAAATCTCGACAATTTACTTGGTGTGCAACTGTTCATTGCTACAATTTCTGTAATATTTCAGGCGGTGGTTTCACCAGTGCAGTGGATGATATTATCCTGTATTTGGAACAAGCGTATTGGAcatcaaatttcaattttcgtTTGTCATTTACACTAGGTGGTGCAGTTGTAGATCAACCAACAAAAGTCATCCCACCAtcaagcaataaaaatcaCACAAATCCAAACAATGCCACCGCAACAGAAGCAAACTACGTCATTAACTCTTTCGTCATTTCCGCTTCATTGAGGCCCACCAATTTGGAATTTTTACAGCGGGAAAAGATAAGaattattttgcaacataAGCTGTTTTCTCAAAACGAAACCAGGTAACCCAAAATGCATAACTTCGGCTTTACCTGCATATCAACGATAGTGGATAAGTTGAGTTTGGTCTCTACAGCGTAGTTTGGTCCCTTCGGTTATAGCAATTATAGCGCTCTTTTTTAGATGCGCTTTCTGGAAGCCGAGGCAGGAAATCactgaaaacaaaagaaatttgtcGGCAACAGGTTATTGGTCCAATGAAGGATGTGTGAAACTCAAGTCCAACTCTACACATACAGAATGCGAGTGTGACCACCTAACCAACTTCGCCATACTAATGAGCGTTAATGGGATAGAGGttagaaaacacaaaaaccCCGTAAGTTATGGCAAGAAAACTATTTTaaacattgattttttttgaGGTTGCAAATACTTAGCCCACTGTAAATTTAGTTTAGCGAAACAGATGAGGTATCTCTTTCCGTGATCACGTGGGTGGGATGTTGCCTGTCAGTCATCTGTTTGGTCACGTGTTGGTTCTGCTTCAGTGCACTTCATGGACTCCGATCAACTCGAAATTCAATCCACAAAAATCTTTGCTTCACTCTCGGGTTGGCCCAGATAATCTTTCTGCTTGGAGCGGACCGAACCGATTATCCTGTAAGTTATACTACACAGCTACATTAAAGTTGTTTGCGTTGATTATGTTACAGTTATTGCCTGTTATCATGTAGGCCTATTTCAGTAGCCTGTCCATTGCAGGGTCTAATAGTTTTTCtgttcattttttaattaCGGCCGCTAATTGGGACTACGCCACTGCATTAGACAATGTTCTACTTTGACTAATTTCCGCCAATTTCATTCTGACCTTAAGTGACGGACTGTTATTGATGGTGGTAACCGGACAAATTAAGATTGCATTTTTACACTATTTCTGCCTTCTAGCCAAGCTTGTTTTTTCCGACCAAAAGTTTTGTGGTCCTGCATTTCAGGGATTATGTCCGGTCGTTGCTGGAGCACTCCATTACCTTTTCCTGACGGTTTTTTGTTGGATGTTGGTCGAGGGTCTCCATATCTATGTATCACTCACCAAAGTCTTCGAAATAGACAAGTCGTCTCGTCTACTCTGTTACTACATCTTTGCTTACGGGGCTCCTACACTGGTCGTTGCCATCTCCGCGGCGATCCGTTATGATGGATATGGAACGTTGGTCAGGTTTGCGGAGATATAGTTGCTGTTAAAAACGATTTGTTTTGACTAATTTAATGTCAAAGTGTGATGTCATGGCATAATGCTTAAGTTTATGATAGTAAAAGAGAGAGAAACTCTCTagaaaaatcaacaaaattagGCCATAATGCAATTTGCAAGGATAGGAGAAAGCTAATTACTAATTTTTACCGAAAACCTATTTTTCAGCTGTTGGCTAGCTGCCAAAGATGATCATCTTATTTGGAGCTTTGTCGGGCCAGCTCTGTGCGTCATTTGCGTCAACGTCTTTTTCTTTTGCGTAGCGTTACGTGTGATGTACTCACACCGCATCGCCACTCCTGCTCATCAAACCAGACTTGCCAAAACAAAGTACGTTTTATTGCTGCTTTTACTACTTTTTTGTAAAGGCTGTCTTACTTCATATCTAATTAAAGATTTTCTCAGTAAATGGAGTCAGTTAGCAACACCGTAACAATTTTGGAAACATTGTTTAAAAGAAAGGCGGTATGGCTAATGTATCTTGCTTCTTTCGTGCTATCGTCCTCCATTCAGGTTATGGATCAAGGGATCGTGTGTTCTTCTTTCACTCCTTGGCATCACTTGGATTTGGGGAGTCTTTTACGTTGATTCTAAATCGGTTTTTATGGCTTATTTGTTCACCATCTGCAATTCACTACAGGTGACATCTCTGAGCAATAGATTACGAGGCTGTTTTCGTTAAGTTATAACCTTTAAAACTTGCCATCAGAGACAACTAAGGATCGTCTTGTTAGAAGGTTCACTGGATGAAATATTTCTTCTTGGTTTTTTTCAGGGAGTATTTATCTTTATCTTCCATTGCCTTTTCAACGAACGAGTCAGATCCGAGCTTGCAAAATATCTTCGTCGGAGCAGCATTTTTGGTCCTTGCATGAGACGTCATTACCACATGACCACATCCACCGGTACCATAAGATCGGCTTGCGTCAACAATGCATCTATTGTGAGTTATAACATCAACAAGTAAACAGATCTGTAAAGTCGGATTCCTTAAGCAAGAGGTCACTTAATTGCAAACGAACAGCTTTTTGCGAATATTGTGGTGTGAGTCGACCACATAATTTTATAGTTTGCATAACCAGCGGCAGGCAAGAAAAATCACCGCTTCACGTGTTCATAGACTTGCTTAATTATGTTAACATACAGTTTTTCGtcatttgaaaaattattgtaGTTTATGTTACGGAAATAGTGAATATTTGTATCGGCCTATATTATATAGAATATATACATAACCTAGCATTTGATTTCTATTAGTTTTTGTCATCCTtctaattaatttttacaatcACTGCTACAGAAATATCGGAGACGAAGTTCAACTTCAAGTCTTCCCAGTGTTACAAACGTTGTTACCGTTTCCAAAGTGGTAAACGAAAGGAATGCGGAACTGCTGCCGTAAGATCGTATCACCAGTtcgaaaatatttctttgataCGTTTTAGAAATCGAGCAAAGGAAAAGCGTAATgccttttttctgttttttttttggtttaggAGAAACTTGTCAAAGAAAATCGTTAAACGCCGCCTAACGCCACCGTGCAAAGAaggtaaaagtttaaaaattcaaaatttgacATTGTTGGTAAACTGCTCCAAATTTGAATATTAGACTCCATACGgctaaaactgaaattttttcttcagGAGTAGATAATAACATTTACGCTGCATCCGACGAAGAACCAGCACATCAGGATAGCAAGAAAATGTCGAAACTGGATGTTAATGTCACGGTAGGGCTCTTCAGCTTAGGTCTATACAACAAAGAGTAGGCTAAGCATAAAAAGGACTGCTTTAAAGCCAAATaatatctaaaataaataaatttaacctaTAATCAatagtaatttttgtttttgttgattaCAGACGTAAATAACATATAGTCTGTATAGGCTACCGCTAATTTAATCATTGAAGGCAGTTTGTTGcttcagttttttttattcagaCAACAAAACTACTTAAAAAGTGTGAAGAAAATGTACAAACAGAAATTGCTAAATTGCAAACAACTTGCCGAGACGGAGATATCGATTTTAATGAGGACGGAAACATTAGCCCAGTTGAAAAACGCAAGGATTTTGCAAGACGTTTTCATAGCAACAACGAAAAGTATTTAGGAGAAGACAATAGCGAGATAGGCTCTAATGATCATCAATTGGTTCATAGAAATAAAAGCATGCCGACAAAAAGCGGTGTTCGGCCCGGGTATGAACCAGTGAACCCGATCGGTCTTTCTCCTCTCTTTCTAAGCATGGATCTCTCTTTGTATTTGCAAACTTCTCAAACACAGACTTACGACGATCATACGGAAACCGAAAGTAACAAAATGTAATGCCCCGTTGCCGTAAAAATTATCTTTAACGTCAAACACTAATTCTTGTAAACTAGAACTTAGCTATAGCTTGTAATGTGCATGTATTAAATTATATAGGTATATGTTTCTTCAGTAATAGCATTGTAGCTTGTAGGCTATTGTAGCCCAAAGTTTGATTAATTCTCTTGATCGGTTGGTATTTCATGTTGTTAAATGGATATGCCAATGTGCTTTTATttgcattattattattcgTTTGTACAAGTGTTTTTTGTGTGAACTGTaactattaattttttatgtttttaatgtgGAAGGAAGCTTGTTTATCAGTAGCAGAAAGTTTACgcaaaaacttgttttcaatACTGTACTTCAAAATACTGCTCTAAATTACTCCATTACTTCGTACCATTATTGTTTTCTGTCGTGGAGATATTACTCACACTTTTTGACATTGTATAATATATAACTTAAATGGTTGTATAtcatctgagtgacagtttatttgagtgacagttcatttgagtgacataattatagttcatttgagtgacacattgataagtactgtttaattcatttgagtgacacattgataaggactgAGTAATTTATTTGAGTGACAGATTGACATTTATTGTTTAAGTTGCAGTTGCTGTTAATTAGTAAGTGCACAGATGACAACACACACAAGACAAAGTTTAGAGTACTgtctacaaaaaaaacaaacaactaagAATCCTCAACCATCTCGTCCAATTCTTCTGTTAGTTCCGCAGTTGGTCCGATCTTCAAATTACGCGCAATTCGGCGGAGGAATACTTCTTGTGGAAGGTCTTCTTGCTgggaaaacaaatttccaatGCGGGTTTCGGGAAACCATGTTTTCTATTGCGTCGGTGCGATGTTGTGTGAAATGCAACAGATAAGACGAGATAAGATAAGAGCGACGGAAACCATGTTTTCTATTGCGTTGGTGTGATGTTGTGCAAAATGCAACAGATAACATGGTTTCCATTGTATTTGTGTGAAGAGCAACGGAAACCATGTTATCTGTTGCATTTATATCGTATGTGCCACTCATTTCTCAaccattactgtagtttgaacagtactcaccaatgtgtcactcaaatgaactgtcactcagttgagcatgaattatttgtcactcaaatgaacgttAAAAGAATGTATCATTCAAATGAgttgtcactcaaatgaaatgtcactcagttgatcaactaccAACTTAAATACACAACCCTGACAAAAATTTCAtctacaataaataaattatttatttattaaaaggGAAATAAAGGCGTAGTAACACAACCGCTAGACGACAGTAGTAATGTTACAATATGTTGCCGAGGTGATCAACCAGTTGTTTATACAAGCTttaggaaatatttttatagtaATTTCGTTGGGTTggttgttttttgaaaaatgactTTACTTGTGAGAAGGTCAACAGGTTTAGGAGATTTCTTGATAGCCGTAGTACCTGCAAAGGAACAGTTTAATGTCTGGAAAATACGGGTACGATTTAGGCTGCAGATTAGGTTTAAATTACAAAAGGCTTTAACTGGTTATTTATAGGTGAGTTAGTTTGGCAATTTATCAATATtagataaaaaattgaaatctcataattgcattttttaagcgaggttaattactaaaataaatATCATCTGATCTGAGCCTCATCTGAGATTGTAGGAAACTCCTTCATGGTTTCATTACATTATCTCACAACTTACTATTTGTTAGATGTGAAAATTGATGTAGATTTAATAACTTAACAAGTTTTAAACACAAGAATGCAGTATATGGTTTAACTGAAAGTTGCACAGTATAAAACCATCATGAATATTGACACGGTTGGTCGAATTCGCCCACCAATGCCTGGTGAAGTTCAGTTACCTTTAAATGTCACTGATGGTAAAAGAGTTCACGGACAACAGGGAGGCACTTCACACAGGTACGCCCATATGCTTATTACTGACTACTGTTTCTTccctttttgttattttataacCAAGGTCAAAATTATTCCACGCTATTAACTTTTCAGTCATTGCACTGAAAAGTGTGGCATATAAGTTAAACACACTTCAGACTAGTCAGTGCATCAGTGAAAGTCTGATTGTGCATACCATGAAGTGTTTTAATCAACCACCAATTTGTAATGCATATATAAATTAAGTATGATGTGCTTGGTTGTTTAAATgctaataaacaaacaaaaaaagattaTTCTACTCTGTCGTATCAAACTTTTACCTCAAATTGCATGCACAATGTTTCATCAAGGGCTGCAATACTTTTTAATATGGTTTATCTCTGTTTTGTAAATCTGCTGTTTGTACAGAGAGCATTGTAAAATgtggtttaatttaaaatatttgataacatttttttcagttaCCAAATTCTATACCAAAAAGATGCCACAAATCAAgaacttttcacaaaaacagTGCAGCCACTTCTCGATCTTTTCATTGCTGGCTTCAACACCTGCGTACTAATTTATGGAGAAAGTGGTCAGTTtcatgtatttttttattattcttttttattatatGTTCTAATATTCATTTGttcattcattttctttttctttactGACACAATGGGGATGATAAAGCAGTGCTAATTGATATCGTGGGTTAATGCTAGGAAAAAAGTGGCGAAGTCatggcttaaaacatgcatgaAAGTAATGATGTTTTTGACTTGCTGGTGACAATGAGTATGACCACTACCAAAGACCTAAAACAGATTTGCAAAACCGTTGCAAACCGAGTTGCAAGTTACATATTTAAATCAAGCTGtctacttttttgtttttgataatttcagTTAATGGATGTAGCTCAGCAagattttaaagatttttttaatttgtattatattttaataaaactatttctggtaattttttttgagTTGATAGGGCAAAATTGATAGCTTTGAGGCGGTTGgtgaatttttttcatttgataaAGTTACCTTCACAATATATCCTAAATTATGACCCAAAATCTTTTCCAGGGTCGGGCAAGTCTTTCGCATCAGCCGGGGAACAAGGCAGTGCCCAGCCAGGGATCATTCCTCAAGCAATAAATTATGTGGTGACAAACATCCAACAACAGAATTCTGTTAATCGTggtatttataaataaaatgttttgcctGTGTTATCTATgtatatatgttatattttgcagTGGGGTGTTTAGATATACATGGAGGCCGCCCATACACTTAATTTTCCTGGGTGGGCTAGCCCACGTTTTTAAGATGAATGTACTTTAAGTAATatacataaaataatatctAAGGATGAGTTATTTAATGACATTCCAAATGGAAATTACCATTGTAATCATAATCCAATTAAAATTACTCTTGCCATACCATGGTATGgaagattttaaaacattaaagcACCAGAAACAAAAGCTTTCTTGAGCATAGAGACAGTGCAGTGCAATCACGTCCCTCCGTAAACAGTTTGGATCCTCTCAATTaaaaatgacatcatcattCTGGGACTTTACTTACAACATTGACAAATATGTTCTGCTTGCTTCTGAAACTGTTTATggtaaatagttttttttcCGAGTGTGAAAGAGGTTTTAGTTTCATGAATGTAAATCTAGTGGAAAATAGGACCACATTTTTAGCCCATTGTAAACATCAGAATGCATAGAAGTTTAAAGTCAGGGAAAGGTAATTCTCGGTATCTTAATTCTGTTCTTAGTCTTACGTCTCAGCATCAAGTCTCTTATATCTTAATTTAGCACATTAAGATACTCCTAAACTTTCAACAGAAAAAGCAGCGTCAGTTTCATTACTTTAACTACTGCCTACCTATACGACATTTTAGGATGCACCATTAACCATATGTAAAGTACTGTATAATGATTTTGAATATTGCATAACACTGTTCTCAATGATTTTGTGTAACTCTCTAGAAAGTTCATTTTCCCCGAATGAAACCCAATCACCAAGATCCAATGAGGAGCGTGGCAGAATTTTGATGTACCATTTCGAAATATACAATGAGATGATCAAGGACTTAATGGCGGCCCGCAGCTCTCTTTCAGGTTTTGTTCTTTGTTGAAATTGTTAAGACTTGCTGGGCGTGTGTATTGAAACGATGGTAGGTAGGTCTTTTAGACTTCTTTTAACTAGCATGTATGCTTTTGAACATACAGGTAGAAATGTTGCAGCGCCGATGGAGTTACAATATTCGCCTGAACGAGGaatgtttgtgaaaaatttgcaatttgaaGTTTGCAGAAATCCAGCAGAAGCTACATCAGGTTAAGAACATTTCACATGTGTTCAGAAAACTGCCATAGTGTTATAGATTTGTTGTTACTGCATTGTTATATATTATTACATTAGACATCACATTTCCacaaattgtaattttacttCTATTTAATCTATTTTTCtcgattttttttaaaaatctttagCTTTTTGGCAAGCTTGGCTTTCACGAAATGTGTCCACAACTGATTTTGGTCCAGCAAACAATTTTGCCACTTACATATTTCAACTTGAACTTTTCATGGTAAATCcatttttaaacacaaaatctCGTAATGTGTGTTATCCATTTTGTTTCTGCTGCTCTCGATGTAACTACTTTGCAGATGACGGATGAAAATCCTCTTCCGAACCGATCCTACTTCACAGTTATCAGGCTCCCCGGAGCAGAAAAACTTTCAGAAGATTTCTCACGAACAAGAGTTCGAGAAGGACCAACTCTCTCCAAGTCGATCGTGTGCTTTAACAGGTTAACAGC comes from the Clavelina lepadiformis chromosome 5, kaClaLepa1.1, whole genome shotgun sequence genome and includes:
- the LOC143460654 gene encoding uncharacterized protein LOC143460654 isoform X2 produces the protein MTTLRWPVLLVLISYFDASLQIDSVSLESDSFVRYSLVIGDHVIKADSPLSSAEGKFNDVEVTYTPLAESGVILSVLASSDWIAVRLKLSKIVLTMAEKGKTPVSMPFDEIVTMPSGRQLLQIRRSGTELILTSNKGKSTSVRLSIRLANLLDESASLYLGVPVSISSASADMPCLRSCIHRVVINGESKTPLNDAVASFNIQPCQSGSPTDCAENYCSKYGICEKTVHCNEKVRVKEIAIDGKVIRTENSQENDVITINDTVQWLQFRFDELIFLHGLEIQSLSENMNVTLRPGGFKMKFYLQISPYDNENYLNYTNNFKTKEFELSGFDKNAYLAWPVSSSKMRLVLLKVDRPCSLRILVRGCGKFSFEPIALHFLPPLQWELLFQANLTRSSRDNFLHYGVANEKHSVGDFSALGKSNTPPPIRNRILDVLPAYGGLRFNIKLEVWDNFGVKSSWNFSENCNDKFCLCRQVQSLISRSQKKGEISKPTFCDWSTYKDAGFSDVAFIRLLMSRKVSSLDQFHFLPGVKIMLTNQSALITVNTTSQCATACLKQKHPPCTTFDVSDAPTQTSLQCRMATGDTLANNRLVKGAGFSTHVLTDITTRPDAGFQCKCVNQMTGVRCKDNNEINKTFRETVTLQSGQMDINCRRLKETSIIKVEFAQIKNRPNHGNFATTSVLALIQALCAGKQRCVMDIDRVSALLPLASYASLEVRYVCEDLDFDSKRSKLNPVSGEDKNNLDDDEHLTSFQAEKDTFSRYKSDDEEDLSETEGFLLDLMQGADETPEATTSFLTNSSTRDFTTALTSNEPSTTTASQVETSPLMTSYLHVVSTLPDATTDVNITVQNTSAHTLTTKLLPVKRMCPAIVVRGSWFRSSLPGLVKAQCPDGTKGLVQWLCEKNGVWSEKVPHFEDCVSDVVMSISNLLQRVVQNGSFKTSLVDVAQKQVQFLSSSFGSGLSAADLRESIHIIGKMLHLQEDKADGGHAKISNLSLSESSRFADAIQETVDTMLEGDLRNSWEKLPENEKITAAYDLTKAIDDVGFLLADKMLKDNTAVKVMRNTAFQVVAIRNRTASHSLQNNRIIFPERESIAQQENRSWAVNAGSIAVPLHRTGRSNLVFAVYKNLDNLLGGAVVDQPTKVIPPSSNKNHTNPNNATATEANYVINSFVISASLRPTNLEFLQREKIRIILQHKLFSQNETRCAFWKPRQEITENKRNLSATGYWSNEGCVKLKSNSTHTECECDHLTNFAILMSVNGIEFSETDEVSLSVITWVGCCLSVICLVTCWFCFSALHGLRSTRNSIHKNLCFTLGLAQIIFLLGADRTDYPGLCPVVAGALHYLFLTVFCWMLVEGLHIYVSLTKVFEIDKSSRLLCYYIFAYGAPTLVVAISAAIRYDGYGTLVSCWLAAKDDHLIWSFVGPALCVICVNVFFFCVALRVMYSHRIATPAHQTRLAKTKLWIKGSCVLLSLLGITWIWGVFYVDSKSVFMAYLFTICNSLQGVFIFIFHCLFNERVRSELAKYLRRSSIFGPCMRRHYHMTTSTGTIRSACVNNASIKYRRRSSTSSLPSVTNVVTVSKVVNERNAELLPRNLSKKIVKRRLTPPCKEGVDNNIYAASDEEPAHQDSKKMSKLDVNVTTTKLLKKCEENVQTEIAKLQTTCRDGDIDFNEDGNISPVEKRKDFARRFHSNNEKYLGEDNSEIGSNDHQLVHRNKSMPTKSGVRPGYEPVNPIGLSPLFLSMDLSLYLQTSQTQTYDDHTETESNKM
- the LOC143460654 gene encoding uncharacterized protein LOC143460654 isoform X1; its protein translation is MTTLRWPVLLVLISYFDASLQIDSVSLESDSFVRYSLVIGDHVIKADSPLSSAEGKFNDVEVTYTPLAESGVILSVLASSDWIAVRLKLSKIVLTMAEKGKTPVSMPFDEIVTMPSGRQLLQIRRSGTELILTSNKGKSTSVRLSIRLANLLDESASLYLGVPVSISSASADMPCLRSCIHRVVINGESKTPLNDAVASFNIQPCQSGSPTDCAENYCSKYGICEKTVHCNEKVRVKEIAIDGKVIRTENSQENDVITINDTVQWLQFRFDELIFLHGLEIQSLSENMNVTLRPGGFKMKFYLQISPYDNENYLNYTNNFKTKEFELSGFDKNAYLAWPVSSSKMRLVLLKVDRPCSLRILVRGCGKFSFEPIALHFLPPLQWELLFQANLTRSSRDNFLHYGVANEKHSVGDFSALGKSNTPPPIRNRILDVLPAYGGLRFNIKLEVWDNFGVKSSWNFSENCNDKFCLCRQVQSLISRSQKKGEISKPTFCDWSTYKDAGFSGNNIDVAFIRLLMSRKVSSLDQFHFLPGVKIMLTNQSALITVNTTSQCATACLKQKHPPCTTFDVSDAPTQTSLQCRMATGDTLANNRLVKGAGFSTHVLTDITTRPDAGFQCKCVNQMTGVRCKDNNEINKTFRETVTLQSGQMDINCRRLKETSIIKVEFAQIKNRPNHGNFATTSVLALIQALCAGKQRCVMDIDRVSALLPLASYASLEVRYVCEDLDFDSKRSKLNPVSGEDKNNLDDDEHLTSFQAEKDTFSRYKSDDEEDLSETEGFLLDLMQGADETPEATTSFLTNSSTRDFTTALTSNEPSTTTASQVETSPLMTSYLHVVSTLPDATTDVNITVQNTSAHTLTTKLLPVKRMCPAIVVRGSWFRSSLPGLVKAQCPDGTKGLVQWLCEKNGVWSEKVPHFEDCVSDVVMSISNLLQRVVQNGSFKTSLVDVAQKQVQFLSSSFGSGLSAADLRESIHIIGKMLHLQEDKADGGHAKISNLSLSESSRFADAIQETVDTMLEGDLRNSWEKLPENEKITAAYDLTKAIDDVGFLLADKMLKDNTAVKVMRNTAFQVVAIRNRTASHSLQNNRIIFPERESIAQQENRSWAVNAGSIAVPLHRTGRSNLVFAVYKNLDNLLGGAVVDQPTKVIPPSSNKNHTNPNNATATEANYVINSFVISASLRPTNLEFLQREKIRIILQHKLFSQNETRCAFWKPRQEITENKRNLSATGYWSNEGCVKLKSNSTHTECECDHLTNFAILMSVNGIEFSETDEVSLSVITWVGCCLSVICLVTCWFCFSALHGLRSTRNSIHKNLCFTLGLAQIIFLLGADRTDYPGLCPVVAGALHYLFLTVFCWMLVEGLHIYVSLTKVFEIDKSSRLLCYYIFAYGAPTLVVAISAAIRYDGYGTLVSCWLAAKDDHLIWSFVGPALCVICVNVFFFCVALRVMYSHRIATPAHQTRLAKTKLWIKGSCVLLSLLGITWIWGVFYVDSKSVFMAYLFTICNSLQGVFIFIFHCLFNERVRSELAKYLRRSSIFGPCMRRHYHMTTSTGTIRSACVNNASIKYRRRSSTSSLPSVTNVVTVSKVVNERNAELLPRNLSKKIVKRRLTPPCKEGVDNNIYAASDEEPAHQDSKKMSKLDVNVTTTKLLKKCEENVQTEIAKLQTTCRDGDIDFNEDGNISPVEKRKDFARRFHSNNEKYLGEDNSEIGSNDHQLVHRNKSMPTKSGVRPGYEPVNPIGLSPLFLSMDLSLYLQTSQTQTYDDHTETESNKM